The Sandaracinus amylolyticus genomic interval CGGCGCTACCCGGGCAGCCTCGACGCGGCGCGCACGCGCGAGGACATCGTCGCGCTCTTCCGCGTGGTCGAGCGCGTCGAGCACATCACGCCGACGGCCGGCGAGGTGGACGAGACCGGCGAGGACGGCCCGGTGTACGTCCCCGGCGAGCCCACGACGGGCCTCGGCACGCTCGATCGCAACGTGATCGAGCAGCCGCGCGTCGACGGCTTCGACTTCGCGCTCGTCGACTGGATCGACGTGTCGCACCTGCCGACGCCCGACGCGTACGAGCTCTGGCAGGAGCTCCGCGAGAACCACCCGGGCTGCTGACGCCGGCGGGAGGGGTCTTCCGGAATCCGGCAGACTCCTCCCGTTTCCCTCCCGTTTCCACGGCGCAAGAACGCGCTCCCGATCGAGAGTTTCTCTTTTCGAACCGGCCCCGCGAGGCGATCATCGACGCGCAATGCGCGTCCGCCTCCGCCACGAGACCCGATACACGTATCCGCGTCCCGCGCTGCTCGGGCCCCACCTCGTCCGCCTGCATCCCGCCGCGCACGCGCGCGCCGATCTGCTGACGTACCAGCTCGGCATCGAGCCCGCGCACGAGCTGCGGTGGCAGCAGGACCCCTCGGGCAACCGCGTCGCGCGCGTGACGTTCCCGTCGGGGCGCGGCGCCGATCACCTCTCGATCGTCGTCGAGTGCGCGCTCGAGATCCGTCCCGTCAATCCGTTCGACTTCTTCGTCGACGACGACGCGAAGGAGATCCCGTTCGTCTACGCGCCGGGCCTCGCCGCGGAGCTCGCGCCCTACCGCGCGCAGCGCGAGCTCGGACCGCGCACCCGCGCGTTCGTCGAGTCGCTCGCGCCGCGCGGCTACGTGACCGAGTGGCTCGTCGAGCTCAATCGTCGCGTGTCGAGCGAGGTCCGCTACGTCATCCGCGACGAGGCCGGGATCCAGACGAGCGAGGAGACGCTCACGGTCGGTCGCGGCAGCTGTCGCGACAGCGCGGTGCTGCTCGTCGACGCGCTGCGCGCGCGGGGTCTCGCGGCGCGCTTCGTGAGCGGGTACCTCGTGCAGCTCGCGGACGAGGGCGACATCCCCGAGGAGCAGCGCGGCGTCTCGCACGACGTCGTCGATCTGCACGCGTGGGCCGAGGTGTTCGTACCCGGCGCGGGCTGGGTCGGGCTCGACGGCACGAGCGGTCTGCTCTGCGGCGAAGGCCACGTGCCGCTCGCGTGCACCGCGGATCCGTTCCTCGCCGCGCCGGTCGAGGGCACTGCGAGCGAGCCGGGCGCGATCTCGTTCTCGATGGAGATCGCGCGCATCGGGCACGAGCCGAGCCCGAAGCGCCCGTACACCGAGGACCAGTGGACGGCGCTGGTCGCGTGCGGGCATCGCGTCGACGACGCGCTCGCGCGGCGCGGCATCACGCTCACGATGGGCGGCGAGCCGACGTTCGTCTCGCGCGAGCACGTGAAGGAGCCCGAGTGGAACACCACCGCGCTCGGCGAGACGAAGTGGACGCACGGCGTCGCGCTCGCGCGCGAGCTCGCGACGCGCTTCGGCGGCGCTGTCTCCTCGGACGCGACACCGGGCGCGCGCAGCGGCGTGCTCGTGATGCAGCGCATGGGCAAGCACTACCCGGGTGAGAGCCTTCCGCGCTGGGCGATCGATCTCATCTGGCGCCGCGACGGACAGCCGATCTGGCGCGACCTCCGGCGTCTCGCGTTCCCGGGCAAGGAGAAGCCGAACGTCGAGATCGGCGACGCCCAGGCGGACACGCTCGCGCGCGCGATCGCGCGTCGGCTCGGCATCGCGACCACGCCCGTCGCGGGCTACGAAGATCCGTGGATCCACGCGGTGCAGGAGGAGAACCTGCCCGACGACGTCGATCCGCTCACCGCGTCGCTCCGCGATCCCGAGGCGCGCCGCACGCTCGCGCGCGTGCTCGGTCGCGGCCTCGATCACGTGGTCGGTTACGCGGTGCCGATCGGCCGCGAGGGCGAGCGCTGGGTCACGTCGAAGTGGTCGTTCCGGCGCGGCGCGATGTTCCTCGTGCCCGGCGACAGCCCGATGGGCCTGCGGCTTCCGCTCGATCGGCTGCCGGGATCGCCGCCTCCGTCGTTCGAGAAGGACCCGACGACGCTCGGCGCGTCATTCGTCCCGCGCATGCAGCGCCCGGGCGACATTCGCCCGGTGCATACCCTCGCGACCGACGGAATCCTGCGCACCGCGCTCGTCACCGAGGTGCGCGACGGCGTGATGCACGTGTTCGTGCCGCCGCTCCCGAGCGCCGACGACTTCCTCGAGCTCGTCGCGATCATCGAGGACGCGAGCGTCGAGACCGGTCTGCCGGTGCGCGTCGAGGGCTACGCGCCGCCGCACGATCCGCGCCTCCGTACCTGCGCGGTCACGCCGGATCCCGGCGTGCTCGAGGTGAACGTGCCGTTCACCGATCGCTTCGGCGAGTACGTCTCGACGATGGAGACCATCGCCGACGCGGCGCGACACGCGGGCCTCACGACGATGAAGCTGCAGCTCGACGGGCGCGAGAGCGGCACGGGCGGCGGGCACCACCTGACGCTCGGCGGTCCGACGCCGAACGACTCGCCGTTCTTGCGGCGCCCCGATCTGCTCGCGTCGCTGCTGCGCTATCTGCAGGCGCACCCGTCGCTCTCGTACCTGTTCACCGGGCTCTTCGTCGGTCCGACCTCGCAGGCGCCCCGCATCGACGAGGCGCGCCACGAGTCGCTCTACGAGCTCGAGCTCGCGCTCGCGCGCATCCCGCGTCACGGCTCGAGCGACACGCTGCCGCCGCCGTGGCTCGTCGATCGTCTGCTGCGCAACATCTTGATCGACGTCTCGGGCAACACCCACCGCACCGAGCTCTCGATCGACAAGCTCTGGGATCCGGTGAGCCCGAGCGGGCGCCTCGGCCTCGTCGAGCTGCGCGCGTTCGAGATGCCGCCCCACGAGCGCATGGCGGTCGCGCAGATGCTGCTGGTGCGCGGCGTGATGTCGATGCTCGCCGCGTCGCCATGGGAGAAGCCGCTCGTGCGCTGGGGCAGCGAGCTCCACGACCGCTTCATGCTGCCGCACTACCTGTGGCGCGATCTCGAGGACGTGCTCGCGGACCTCGAGCGCAGCGGCGTGACGATGGACGGGGCGTGGTTCCGGCCCTTCCTCGAGCTGCGCTGTCCGACGCTCGGAACGCTGCAGACGGGCGACGTCTCGCTCGAGCTGCGCGCCGCGATCGAGCCGTGGCCGGTGCTCGGGGACGAGTCGGTCGCGGGCGGCACGGCGCGTCACGTCGACTCGTCGCTCGAGCGCGTCGAGGTGCGCGTCGACGGGCTCGTCGAGGGCCGGCACGCGGTGATGGTCAACGGGCTCATGCTCCCGCTGCGCGCGACCGGTCGCGCCGCGGAGCGCGTCGCGGGCGTTCGCTTCCGCGCGTGGCAGCCGCCCTTCTGCCTGCAGCCGACGATCGGCGTGCACCACCCGCTGCGCTTCGACGTCGTCGACCTCTGGGCGCGTCGCTCGCTCGGGGCGTGCACCTACCACGTGTGGCATCCCGAGGGCCGTGCCTACGACGAGCCTCCGCTCACGCTGGCCGAGGCCGCGGCCCGGCGCGCGGCGCGCTTCACCACGCTCGGTCACGCCCCCTACCCGGTCGTGCCGATCGAGACGAAGGCGCACCCCGATCAGCCGTTCACGCTCGATCTGCGGCGCTATCCCGTCGACCGGCGGGTGAACGGCGGATGATCGACGACGCGCTGGACACCCTCGATCGCGCGATCGGAGCACGCTTCGGACACGCGATCTGGATCGGCAGCGAGCCGACGTTCACGGACGCGAGCTCGTTCGACGCGGAGTGGAACGGCGCGGCGCTCGGGCCCACGAAGGAGGCGCGGGCGCGCGCGCTCGTCGCGCGCATCGCGGCGCGCAGGCCGTGGTGCGTGGTGCTGCGATCGGTCGGACGGCAGTACGGCGCGGAGGAGGTGCCGCGCTGGTCGTACGGCCTGTGGGGTCGTCGCGATCGCGACGTCGTGTGGCGCGGTCCGCTCGATCCGCTGCTCGGCGCGGCGGTGATGACGGAGCACGACGCACGCGACGCGTGCGAGCGCGCGCGGGATGCGATCGCGGAGGCGCTCGCG includes:
- a CDS encoding DUF2126 domain-containing protein, producing the protein MRVRLRHETRYTYPRPALLGPHLVRLHPAAHARADLLTYQLGIEPAHELRWQQDPSGNRVARVTFPSGRGADHLSIVVECALEIRPVNPFDFFVDDDAKEIPFVYAPGLAAELAPYRAQRELGPRTRAFVESLAPRGYVTEWLVELNRRVSSEVRYVIRDEAGIQTSEETLTVGRGSCRDSAVLLVDALRARGLAARFVSGYLVQLADEGDIPEEQRGVSHDVVDLHAWAEVFVPGAGWVGLDGTSGLLCGEGHVPLACTADPFLAAPVEGTASEPGAISFSMEIARIGHEPSPKRPYTEDQWTALVACGHRVDDALARRGITLTMGGEPTFVSREHVKEPEWNTTALGETKWTHGVALARELATRFGGAVSSDATPGARSGVLVMQRMGKHYPGESLPRWAIDLIWRRDGQPIWRDLRRLAFPGKEKPNVEIGDAQADTLARAIARRLGIATTPVAGYEDPWIHAVQEENLPDDVDPLTASLRDPEARRTLARVLGRGLDHVVGYAVPIGREGERWVTSKWSFRRGAMFLVPGDSPMGLRLPLDRLPGSPPPSFEKDPTTLGASFVPRMQRPGDIRPVHTLATDGILRTALVTEVRDGVMHVFVPPLPSADDFLELVAIIEDASVETGLPVRVEGYAPPHDPRLRTCAVTPDPGVLEVNVPFTDRFGEYVSTMETIADAARHAGLTTMKLQLDGRESGTGGGHHLTLGGPTPNDSPFLRRPDLLASLLRYLQAHPSLSYLFTGLFVGPTSQAPRIDEARHESLYELELALARIPRHGSSDTLPPPWLVDRLLRNILIDVSGNTHRTELSIDKLWDPVSPSGRLGLVELRAFEMPPHERMAVAQMLLVRGVMSMLAASPWEKPLVRWGSELHDRFMLPHYLWRDLEDVLADLERSGVTMDGAWFRPFLELRCPTLGTLQTGDVSLELRAAIEPWPVLGDESVAGGTARHVDSSLERVEVRVDGLVEGRHAVMVNGLMLPLRATGRAAERVAGVRFRAWQPPFCLQPTIGVHHPLRFDVVDLWARRSLGACTYHVWHPEGRAYDEPPLTLAEAAARRAARFTTLGHAPYPVVPIETKAHPDQPFTLDLRRYPVDRRVNGG